Proteins encoded in a region of the Zea mays cultivar B73 chromosome 2, Zm-B73-REFERENCE-NAM-5.0, whole genome shotgun sequence genome:
- the LOC100284094 gene encoding SNF4 → MVMQRFSWPYGGRSASLCGSFTGWREYPMGLVGAEFQVVFDLPPGVYQYRFLVDGVWRCDETKPFVCDEYGLISNEVLVENNVQPVVQPEPSIRGTNLDEGTVLTTMPPESSSQNPGVQIAVFRHVVSGILLHNTIYEVVPLSSKLAVLDTQLPVKQAFKIMHDEGLALVPLWDDHQGTITGMLTALDFVLMLRKLQRNIRVTGNEELEMHPISAWKEAKLQFYGGPDGAAMQRRPLIHVKDSDSLADVALTIIRNEISSVPIFKCMPDSSGVPFLNLATLQGILKFLCSKLQEQAGGCSLLHNQLLSIPIGTWSPHTGRSSSRHLRTLLLSSPLNTCLDFLLEDRVSSIPIVDDKGALHDVYSLSDIMALAKNDVYARIELEQVTVQNALDVQYQVHGRRQCYTCLQTNTLLEVLEGLSIPGVRRLVVIEQSTRFVEGIISLRDIFTFLLG, encoded by the exons ATGGTGATGCAGCGCTTCTCGTGGCCGTACGGAGGCCGGAGCGCCTCCTTGTGCGGCAGCTTCACCGG GTGGAGGGAGTATCCCATGGGGCTGGTCGGGGCCGAGTTCCAGGTCGTCTTCGATCTGCCTCCCGGGGTTTACCAG TACCGGTTTTTGGTTGATGGTGTCTGGAGGTGTGATGAGACGAAACCctttgtatgtgatgaatatggaCTGATCAGCAATGAAGTGCTTGTGGAAAACAATGTGCAACCTGTTGTGCAGCCAGAGCCTTCTATCAGAGGAACTAATTTGGATGAGGGTACCGTTTTGACAACA ATGCCCCCGGAGTCATCATCTCAGAACCCAGGCGTGCAAATAGCAGTTTTCCGCCATGTGGTCTCTGGAATATTATTACACAATACCATATATGAAGTTGTTCCTCTTTCTAGCAAG TTAGCAGTTTTGGACACTCAGCTACCTGTTAAACAGGCATTTAAAATAATGCATGACGAG GGTCTTGCTCTGGTTCCTCTTTGGGATGACCATCAGGGAACCATAACAGGCATGCTCACTGCATTAGATTTTGTATTAATGTTGAGAAAG TTGCAGAGAAATATTCGAGTTACTGGCAATGAAGAGCTTGAAATGCATCCCATTTCTGCTTGGAAAGAAGCAAAGCTACAGTTTTATGGTGGGCCTGATGGTGCTGCCATGCAGAGAAGGCCATTAATCCAT GTTAAGGATTCCGATAGTTTGGCGGATGTGGCACTGACTATAATCAGAAATGAAATATCTTCAGTTCCTATCTTTAAGTGCATGCCAGATTCATCAGGAGTGCCTTTCCTTAATCTTGCAACCCTCCAGGGGATTTTGAAAT TTCTTTGCTCGAAGCTACAAGAACAGGCTGGAGGCTGTTCCCTTCTGCACAATCAGCTTCTCAGCATTCCTATTGGTACATGGTCTCCACATACGGGGAGGTCAAGTAGCAGGCATCTCAGAACTTTGCTACTGAGTTCTCCTTTAAATACCTGCCTGGATTTTCTGCTTGAAG ATAGAGTAAGCTCAATTCCTATAGTTGATGACAAGGGAGCGCTCCATGATGTTTACTCACTCAG TGACATCATGGCTCTGGCGAAGAATGATGTTTATGCTCGCATCGAACTTGAACAAGTGACTGTGCAAAAT GCTTTGGATGTGCAATACCAGGTGCATGGTCGACGACAGTGTTATACTTGTTTACAGACAAATACCTTGCTGGAAGTCTTAGAGGGATTGTCTATTCCAG GAGTTCGACGGCTTGTTGTTATTGAACAAAGTACCAGATTTGTGGAAGGAATCATCTCATTGAGAGACATATTTACATTTCTCCTTGGATAG
- the LOC100284094 gene encoding SNF4 isoform X2 gives MVMQRFSWPYGGRSASLCGSFTGWREYPMGLVGAEFQVVFDLPPGVYQYRFLVDGVWRCDETKPFVCDEYGLISNEVLVENNVQPVVQPEPSIRGTNLDEGTVLTTMPPESSSQNPGVQIAVFRHVVSGILLHNTIYEVVPLSSKLAVLDTQLPVKQAFKIMHDEGLALVPLWDDHQGTITGMLTALDFVLMLRKRNIRVTGNEELEMHPISAWKEAKLQFYGGPDGAAMQRRPLIHVKDSDSLADVALTIIRNEISSVPIFKCMPDSSGVPFLNLATLQGILKFLCSKLQEQAGGCSLLHNQLLSIPIGTWSPHTGRSSSRHLRTLLLSSPLNTCLDFLLEDRVSSIPIVDDKGALHDVYSLSDIMALAKNDVYARIELEQVTVQNALDVQYQVHGRRQCYTCLQTNTLLEVLEGLSIPGVRRLVVIEQSTRFVEGIISLRDIFTFLLG, from the exons ATGGTGATGCAGCGCTTCTCGTGGCCGTACGGAGGCCGGAGCGCCTCCTTGTGCGGCAGCTTCACCGG GTGGAGGGAGTATCCCATGGGGCTGGTCGGGGCCGAGTTCCAGGTCGTCTTCGATCTGCCTCCCGGGGTTTACCAG TACCGGTTTTTGGTTGATGGTGTCTGGAGGTGTGATGAGACGAAACCctttgtatgtgatgaatatggaCTGATCAGCAATGAAGTGCTTGTGGAAAACAATGTGCAACCTGTTGTGCAGCCAGAGCCTTCTATCAGAGGAACTAATTTGGATGAGGGTACCGTTTTGACAACA ATGCCCCCGGAGTCATCATCTCAGAACCCAGGCGTGCAAATAGCAGTTTTCCGCCATGTGGTCTCTGGAATATTATTACACAATACCATATATGAAGTTGTTCCTCTTTCTAGCAAG TTAGCAGTTTTGGACACTCAGCTACCTGTTAAACAGGCATTTAAAATAATGCATGACGAG GGTCTTGCTCTGGTTCCTCTTTGGGATGACCATCAGGGAACCATAACAGGCATGCTCACTGCATTAGATTTTGTATTAATGTTGAGAAAG AGAAATATTCGAGTTACTGGCAATGAAGAGCTTGAAATGCATCCCATTTCTGCTTGGAAAGAAGCAAAGCTACAGTTTTATGGTGGGCCTGATGGTGCTGCCATGCAGAGAAGGCCATTAATCCAT GTTAAGGATTCCGATAGTTTGGCGGATGTGGCACTGACTATAATCAGAAATGAAATATCTTCAGTTCCTATCTTTAAGTGCATGCCAGATTCATCAGGAGTGCCTTTCCTTAATCTTGCAACCCTCCAGGGGATTTTGAAAT TTCTTTGCTCGAAGCTACAAGAACAGGCTGGAGGCTGTTCCCTTCTGCACAATCAGCTTCTCAGCATTCCTATTGGTACATGGTCTCCACATACGGGGAGGTCAAGTAGCAGGCATCTCAGAACTTTGCTACTGAGTTCTCCTTTAAATACCTGCCTGGATTTTCTGCTTGAAG ATAGAGTAAGCTCAATTCCTATAGTTGATGACAAGGGAGCGCTCCATGATGTTTACTCACTCAG TGACATCATGGCTCTGGCGAAGAATGATGTTTATGCTCGCATCGAACTTGAACAAGTGACTGTGCAAAAT GCTTTGGATGTGCAATACCAGGTGCATGGTCGACGACAGTGTTATACTTGTTTACAGACAAATACCTTGCTGGAAGTCTTAGAGGGATTGTCTATTCCAG GAGTTCGACGGCTTGTTGTTATTGAACAAAGTACCAGATTTGTGGAAGGAATCATCTCATTGAGAGACATATTTACATTTCTCCTTGGATAG